A stretch of the Gossypium hirsutum isolate 1008001.06 chromosome D07, Gossypium_hirsutum_v2.1, whole genome shotgun sequence genome encodes the following:
- the LOC107954095 gene encoding abscisic acid 8'-hydroxylase 2 isoform X2, giving the protein MQLQLFFPFPSPSPPPLPQTPTLIITSTLFSSFFFFFLVVLVLFSSHQRRQPKGKILPPGSMGWPYIGETLKFYTQNPDSFFANRRRRYGDTFKTHILGCPCVMISSPEAARIVLVTKAHLFKPTYPPSKEKMIGPQALFFHQGAYHSRLKKLVLAAFLPSVIRGSVSEIEQIVLKFLPTWENTTINTLQEMKRYAFDVAMISAFGHKRDSEMKGIKQLYQCLEKGYNSMPLDLPGTPFHKAMKARKQLNETLRRLIQERRGNEKAGGGGLLGNLLGAKNHKVDQLSDSQIADNVIGVIFAAHDTTASVLTWVLKYLHDNRDLLEAVTREQDGIQRKIIEENRRLTWDDTRHMPLTTRVIQETLRRASILSFTFREAVEDVEFEGYYIPKGWKVLPLFRTIHHCADFFPQPEKFDPSRFEVPLRPNTFIPFGNGVHSCPGSELAKLEMLVLLHHLTTSYRWQVVGDEDGIQYGPFPVPKRGLPVKVTPLQK; this is encoded by the exons ATGCAACTCCAACTTTTCTTCCCATTTCCATCACCATCACCACCACCACTACCCCAAACTCCCACCCTTATTATTACATCAACTCtgttctcttctttcttcttcttcttcttggtgGTGCTGGTGCTGTTCTCTAGTCATCAAAGGCGACAACCCAAGGGTAAAATTCTGCCACCTGGTTCGATGGGTTGGCCTTATATTGGAGAGACTCTCAAGTTTTACACCCAGAATCCAGATTCCTTCTTTGCCAACCGACGAAGAAG gtATGGGGATACATTCAAAACTCACATATTGGGGTGTCCCTGTGTGATGATTTCAAGCCCTGAGGCAGCAAGGATAGTTCTAGTGACAAAGGCTCATCTTTTCAAACCAACATATCCACCAAGCAAAGAGAAGATGATAGGGCCTCAGGCTCTATTCTTTCACCAAGGTGCCTATCATTCAAGGCTGAAGAAATTGGTACTGGCAGCCTTTTTACCTTCTGTAATTAGAGGTTCAGTTTCAGAGATTGAacaaattgttttgaaatttctACCAACTTGGGAGAATACCACAATTAACACTTTACAAGAAATGAAGAGA TACGCTTTTGATGTAGCAATGATTTCTGCCTTCGGCCATAAACGAGATTCAGAAATGAAAGGGATCAAGCAACTGTATCAATGCCTGGAAAAGGGTTACAATTCTATGCCACTAGAtcttccaggaactcctttccaCAAAGCAATGAAG GCTAGGAAGCAGTTGAATGAGACCCTGAGAAGATTGATACAGGAGAGAAGAGGAAATGAGAAAGCAGGAGGAGGAGGGTTGCTGGGAAATTTGTTGGGGGCCAAAAACCACAAGGTTGATCAACTCAGTGATTCCCAGATTGCTGATAATGTAATTGGAGTCATCTTTGCTGCTCATGACACCACTGCAAGTGTCTTAACATGGGTTTTAAAGTACTTGCATGACAATCGAGATTTACTAGAAGCTGTCACC AGAGAACAAGATGGTATTCAACGTAAAATAATTGAAGAAAACCGCAGGCTTACGTGGGATGATACAAGGCACATGCCATTGACTACCAGG GTGATTCAAGAGACACTAAGAAGAGCAAGTATTCTATCATTCACGTTTAGAGAAGCAGTggaagatgttgagtttgaaggGTATTATATCCCAAAAGGTTGGAAAGTTCTTCCCCTCTTCAGAACCATTCACCATTGCGCTGATTTCTTTCCTCAACCCGAAAAATTCGACCCTTCAAGATTCGAG GTGCCACTGAGACCCAACACGTTTATTCCTTTTGGCAATGGAGTTCACTCTTGTCCAGGCAGTGAACTGGCTAAGCTTGAGATGCTTGTTCTTCTTCACCACCTCACCACTAGTTACAG
- the LOC107954095 gene encoding abscisic acid 8'-hydroxylase 2 isoform X1 — protein MQLQLFFPFPSPSPPPLPQTPTLIITSTLFSSFFFFFLVVLVLFSSHQRRQPKGKILPPGSMGWPYIGETLKFYTQNPDSFFANRRRRYGDTFKTHILGCPCVMISSPEAARIVLVTKAHLFKPTYPPSKEKMIGPQALFFHQGAYHSRLKKLVLAAFLPSVIRGSVSEIEQIVLKFLPTWENTTINTLQEMKRYAFDVAMISAFGHKRDSEMKGIKQLYQCLEKGYNSMPLDLPGTPFHKAMKARKQLNETLRRLIQERRGNEKAGGGGLLGNLLGAKNHKVDQLSDSQIADNVIGVIFAAHDTTASVLTWVLKYLHDNRDLLEAVTREQDGIQRKIIEENRRLTWDDTRHMPLTTRVIQETLRRASILSFTFREAVEDVEFEGYYIPKGWKVLPLFRTIHHCADFFPQPEKFDPSRFEVPLRPNTFIPFGNGVHSCPGSELAKLEMLVLLHHLTTSYSPSNFDCRWQVVGDEDGIQYGPFPVPKRGLPVKVTPLQK, from the exons ATGCAACTCCAACTTTTCTTCCCATTTCCATCACCATCACCACCACCACTACCCCAAACTCCCACCCTTATTATTACATCAACTCtgttctcttctttcttcttcttcttcttggtgGTGCTGGTGCTGTTCTCTAGTCATCAAAGGCGACAACCCAAGGGTAAAATTCTGCCACCTGGTTCGATGGGTTGGCCTTATATTGGAGAGACTCTCAAGTTTTACACCCAGAATCCAGATTCCTTCTTTGCCAACCGACGAAGAAG gtATGGGGATACATTCAAAACTCACATATTGGGGTGTCCCTGTGTGATGATTTCAAGCCCTGAGGCAGCAAGGATAGTTCTAGTGACAAAGGCTCATCTTTTCAAACCAACATATCCACCAAGCAAAGAGAAGATGATAGGGCCTCAGGCTCTATTCTTTCACCAAGGTGCCTATCATTCAAGGCTGAAGAAATTGGTACTGGCAGCCTTTTTACCTTCTGTAATTAGAGGTTCAGTTTCAGAGATTGAacaaattgttttgaaatttctACCAACTTGGGAGAATACCACAATTAACACTTTACAAGAAATGAAGAGA TACGCTTTTGATGTAGCAATGATTTCTGCCTTCGGCCATAAACGAGATTCAGAAATGAAAGGGATCAAGCAACTGTATCAATGCCTGGAAAAGGGTTACAATTCTATGCCACTAGAtcttccaggaactcctttccaCAAAGCAATGAAG GCTAGGAAGCAGTTGAATGAGACCCTGAGAAGATTGATACAGGAGAGAAGAGGAAATGAGAAAGCAGGAGGAGGAGGGTTGCTGGGAAATTTGTTGGGGGCCAAAAACCACAAGGTTGATCAACTCAGTGATTCCCAGATTGCTGATAATGTAATTGGAGTCATCTTTGCTGCTCATGACACCACTGCAAGTGTCTTAACATGGGTTTTAAAGTACTTGCATGACAATCGAGATTTACTAGAAGCTGTCACC AGAGAACAAGATGGTATTCAACGTAAAATAATTGAAGAAAACCGCAGGCTTACGTGGGATGATACAAGGCACATGCCATTGACTACCAGG GTGATTCAAGAGACACTAAGAAGAGCAAGTATTCTATCATTCACGTTTAGAGAAGCAGTggaagatgttgagtttgaaggGTATTATATCCCAAAAGGTTGGAAAGTTCTTCCCCTCTTCAGAACCATTCACCATTGCGCTGATTTCTTTCCTCAACCCGAAAAATTCGACCCTTCAAGATTCGAG GTGCCACTGAGACCCAACACGTTTATTCCTTTTGGCAATGGAGTTCACTCTTGTCCAGGCAGTGAACTGGCTAAGCTTGAGATGCTTGTTCTTCTTCACCACCTCACCACTAGTTACAG
- the LOC107954095 gene encoding abscisic acid 8'-hydroxylase 2 isoform X3: MQLQLFFPFPSPSPPPLPQTPTLIITSTLFSSFFFFFLVVLVLFSSHQRRQPKGKILPPGSMGWPYIGETLKFYTQNPDSFFANRRRRYGDTFKTHILGCPCVMISSPEAARIVLVTKAHLFKPTYPPSKEKMIGPQALFFHQGAYHSRLKKLYAFDVAMISAFGHKRDSEMKGIKQLYQCLEKGYNSMPLDLPGTPFHKAMKARKQLNETLRRLIQERRGNEKAGGGGLLGNLLGAKNHKVDQLSDSQIADNVIGVIFAAHDTTASVLTWVLKYLHDNRDLLEAVTREQDGIQRKIIEENRRLTWDDTRHMPLTTRVIQETLRRASILSFTFREAVEDVEFEGYYIPKGWKVLPLFRTIHHCADFFPQPEKFDPSRFEVPLRPNTFIPFGNGVHSCPGSELAKLEMLVLLHHLTTSYSPSNFDCRWQVVGDEDGIQYGPFPVPKRGLPVKVTPLQK; encoded by the exons ATGCAACTCCAACTTTTCTTCCCATTTCCATCACCATCACCACCACCACTACCCCAAACTCCCACCCTTATTATTACATCAACTCtgttctcttctttcttcttcttcttcttggtgGTGCTGGTGCTGTTCTCTAGTCATCAAAGGCGACAACCCAAGGGTAAAATTCTGCCACCTGGTTCGATGGGTTGGCCTTATATTGGAGAGACTCTCAAGTTTTACACCCAGAATCCAGATTCCTTCTTTGCCAACCGACGAAGAAG gtATGGGGATACATTCAAAACTCACATATTGGGGTGTCCCTGTGTGATGATTTCAAGCCCTGAGGCAGCAAGGATAGTTCTAGTGACAAAGGCTCATCTTTTCAAACCAACATATCCACCAAGCAAAGAGAAGATGATAGGGCCTCAGGCTCTATTCTTTCACCAAGGTGCCTATCATTCAAGGCTGAAGAAATTG TACGCTTTTGATGTAGCAATGATTTCTGCCTTCGGCCATAAACGAGATTCAGAAATGAAAGGGATCAAGCAACTGTATCAATGCCTGGAAAAGGGTTACAATTCTATGCCACTAGAtcttccaggaactcctttccaCAAAGCAATGAAG GCTAGGAAGCAGTTGAATGAGACCCTGAGAAGATTGATACAGGAGAGAAGAGGAAATGAGAAAGCAGGAGGAGGAGGGTTGCTGGGAAATTTGTTGGGGGCCAAAAACCACAAGGTTGATCAACTCAGTGATTCCCAGATTGCTGATAATGTAATTGGAGTCATCTTTGCTGCTCATGACACCACTGCAAGTGTCTTAACATGGGTTTTAAAGTACTTGCATGACAATCGAGATTTACTAGAAGCTGTCACC AGAGAACAAGATGGTATTCAACGTAAAATAATTGAAGAAAACCGCAGGCTTACGTGGGATGATACAAGGCACATGCCATTGACTACCAGG GTGATTCAAGAGACACTAAGAAGAGCAAGTATTCTATCATTCACGTTTAGAGAAGCAGTggaagatgttgagtttgaaggGTATTATATCCCAAAAGGTTGGAAAGTTCTTCCCCTCTTCAGAACCATTCACCATTGCGCTGATTTCTTTCCTCAACCCGAAAAATTCGACCCTTCAAGATTCGAG GTGCCACTGAGACCCAACACGTTTATTCCTTTTGGCAATGGAGTTCACTCTTGTCCAGGCAGTGAACTGGCTAAGCTTGAGATGCTTGTTCTTCTTCACCACCTCACCACTAGTTACAG